From a region of the Halanaerobium hydrogeniformans genome:
- a CDS encoding ABC transporter ATP-binding protein, protein MIKRTVAYVKAVDDISFYVNDGETLGLVGESGCGKSTTGRTILRLLEATAGEVLFEGRDVMALTKSQLIEIRRDMQIIFQDPYASLNPRMTVADIVGEPIDIHKLAKNKKDRNNKVKEILENVGLGAEYMNRYPHEFSGGQRQRIGVARALAVDPKLIIADEPVSALDVSVQAQVVNLMQDLQKEFGLTYLFIAHDLSVVKHISDRVAVMYLGKIVELADKKELFKNPIHPYTQSLLSAIPEADPRKKKDRIILKGDVPSPIDPPSGCRFHPRCPKAFDKCPVIEPEFKDYGNGHFAACHLLEE, encoded by the coding sequence ATAATAAAAAGAACTGTTGCTTATGTAAAGGCTGTAGATGATATTTCTTTTTATGTTAATGATGGTGAGACATTGGGCCTTGTTGGTGAATCTGGTTGTGGAAAATCTACAACTGGAAGAACAATCCTCCGACTCTTGGAAGCTACTGCAGGAGAAGTATTATTTGAGGGCAGAGATGTTATGGCACTTACTAAAAGTCAATTAATAGAAATTAGAAGGGATATGCAGATTATTTTTCAAGATCCCTATGCTTCTTTAAATCCTAGAATGACAGTAGCAGATATAGTAGGAGAGCCAATTGATATTCATAAATTAGCTAAAAATAAAAAAGATCGCAATAATAAAGTTAAAGAGATTTTAGAAAATGTGGGTTTAGGTGCGGAGTATATGAATCGCTATCCCCATGAATTTAGTGGAGGTCAGAGGCAGAGAATTGGTGTTGCAAGAGCTCTGGCGGTTGATCCTAAACTAATAATTGCTGATGAGCCTGTCTCTGCTTTAGATGTTTCAGTTCAGGCCCAGGTGGTTAATTTAATGCAAGATTTACAGAAAGAATTTGGATTAACCTATTTGTTTATAGCTCATGATTTGAGTGTTGTTAAACATATTAGTGATAGAGTCGCTGTAATGTATTTAGGCAAAATTGTAGAATTAGCCGACAAAAAAGAATTGTTTAAAAACCCAATTCATCCTTATACACAGTCACTTTTATCTGCAATTCCTGAAGCAGATCCCAGAAAGAAAAAAGATAGAATTATTTTAAAAGGAGATGTTCCAAGTCCTATTGATCCACCTTCAGGTTGTCGTTTTCATCCCCGTTGTCCTAAAGCATTTGATAAATGTCCAGTTATAGAACCTGAATTTAAGGACTATGGTAATGGTCATTTTGCAGCCTGTCATTTATTAGAAGAATAA
- a CDS encoding ABC transporter ATP-binding protein: MSKEKLVEVKNLKTYFYTEEGIIKAVDGVDYEIYPGETLGIVGESGCGKSVTSLSIMGLVESPPGKIEAGEIIFEGKDLTKLSNKEMRKIRGNDISMIFQEPMTSLNPVYTIGDQIAEAIMLHKKVKRKEAIRQSIEMLKKVGIPLPEQRVKEYPHQLSGGMRQRVMIAMALSCDPQLLIADEPTTALDVTIQAQILELMNSLKEKYGMAIMMITHDLGVIAEVSDRVAVMYAGKVVEYTDVNTLFEDPKHPYTWGLMNSIPKLDKDVDRLEAIPGSVPSPLNFPDGCKFNTRCPLAEGKCYEVEPALEEVVKGHKVRCWRYKELEEIKQRGEKIYSNGGVVGDA; encoded by the coding sequence TTGAGTAAAGAAAAGCTGGTTGAAGTCAAAAATTTAAAAACTTATTTTTATACAGAAGAAGGCATTATTAAGGCCGTAGATGGAGTTGATTATGAAATTTACCCTGGTGAGACACTTGGTATTGTAGGTGAATCTGGCTGTGGTAAAAGTGTAACTTCTCTTTCAATTATGGGACTTGTAGAATCACCACCAGGGAAAATAGAGGCTGGTGAAATTATTTTTGAAGGTAAAGATCTGACTAAGTTAAGTAATAAAGAAATGCGTAAAATAAGAGGTAATGATATTTCAATGATTTTTCAGGAACCTATGACCTCTTTAAATCCCGTTTACACAATTGGGGATCAGATTGCAGAGGCAATTATGCTTCACAAAAAAGTAAAGCGTAAAGAAGCAATACGTCAGTCTATAGAAATGTTAAAAAAAGTTGGGATTCCCTTACCTGAGCAGAGGGTTAAAGAGTATCCACATCAACTCTCTGGAGGTATGCGGCAGAGAGTTATGATTGCTATGGCTTTATCCTGTGACCCTCAACTATTAATTGCTGATGAACCAACAACAGCACTAGATGTCACAATTCAGGCCCAGATTTTAGAATTAATGAATAGTTTAAAAGAGAAGTATGGAATGGCAATAATGATGATAACCCATGATCTAGGTGTAATTGCTGAAGTTTCAGATCGGGTTGCAGTTATGTATGCTGGTAAAGTTGTAGAATATACAGATGTAAATACATTATTTGAAGATCCTAAACATCCCTATACCTGGGGCTTGATGAATTCAATTCCAAAACTTGATAAAGATGTAGATAGACTTGAAGCTATTCCTGGAAGTGTACCATCCCCATTGAATTTTCCAGATGGATGTAAATTTAATACCCGCTGTCCTCTTGCAGAAGGAAAGTGCTATGAAGTTGAGCCTGCTTTAGAAGAGGTTGTTAAAGGGCACAAGGTTCGCTGCTGGAGATATAAAGAACTTGAAGAAATTAAACAGCGAGGAGAAAAAATCTATTCTAATGGAGGTGTGGTGGGTGATGCCTGA
- a CDS encoding lytic transglycosylase domain-containing protein, which yields MIAKNFLKAAALIILIIIIFVGYSADFDFWQIRRSFEVIKYEDYIFEYAEKYSIEAELLAAIIYVESRFDTQSESFRGALGLMQIMPSTGVWIAEQVGVDDFSIEDLLDPELNIKFGSWYFAYLYERHDRHLVKTLAAYNAGQNTVRRWVRNGWQGEIDNHQIPFAETDKYVRRVISTKDYYKKSNIFINF from the coding sequence TTGATTGCAAAGAATTTTTTAAAAGCAGCTGCTTTAATTATTTTAATTATTATTATCTTTGTTGGATATTCGGCAGATTTTGACTTTTGGCAGATAAGAAGGTCATTTGAAGTTATAAAATATGAGGATTATATTTTCGAATATGCAGAAAAATATTCTATTGAAGCAGAATTGCTTGCTGCAATAATTTATGTTGAAAGTAGATTTGATACCCAGTCAGAATCTTTTCGTGGAGCTTTAGGATTAATGCAGATTATGCCCTCAACTGGAGTATGGATAGCTGAACAGGTAGGAGTAGATGATTTTAGTATAGAAGATTTGCTTGATCCAGAATTAAATATCAAATTTGGCAGCTGGTATTTTGCCTATCTTTATGAAAGACATGATAGACATTTAGTTAAAACCCTTGCCGCCTATAATGCGGGTCAAAATACTGTTAGAAGATGGGTTAGAAATGGCTGGCAGGGTGAAATAGATAATCACCAAATCCCTTTTGCGGAAACAGATAAATATGTAAGAAGGGTAATTTCTACTAAAGATTATTATAAAAAGAGTAATATATTTATTAATTTTTAA
- the coaE gene encoding dephospho-CoA kinase (Dephospho-CoA kinase (CoaE) performs the final step in coenzyme A biosynthesis.), which translates to MIIGLTGGIASGKSTAAEYLESKGAIVIDADKISHQLTKKGKKGWQLVVNEFGEEFLNADGEINRKKLADIIFSDPKARKKLESLLHPLIIYEMKEKAFYYLEENKIVIFMAPLLFEVGLDHFCDQTWVISSSKKEQIKRLKDRDNINKKDAEKRIESQIPLEEKEEKADLVIDNNGTIEELKEKLDFHWEKTIKIVDGEFMRVALIAHDAKKESMIKFAKRHKKILGRMRLIATGTTGKRIREETGLDVERMASGPLGGDQMIGAEIAKGRLNGVIFLRDPLTAQPHEPDVSALLRLCDVHETPLATNLATAEMIIHALGKKTN; encoded by the coding sequence ATGATTATTGGTTTGACAGGAGGTATTGCAAGTGGCAAATCAACTGCTGCAGAATATCTTGAAAGTAAAGGTGCTATTGTTATTGATGCAGACAAAATATCACATCAATTAACAAAAAAAGGGAAAAAAGGCTGGCAGTTAGTTGTAAATGAATTTGGAGAAGAATTTTTAAATGCAGATGGAGAAATAAATAGAAAAAAACTTGCTGATATTATTTTCTCTGATCCCAAAGCAAGAAAGAAGTTGGAATCACTGCTTCATCCTTTAATCATTTATGAAATGAAAGAAAAAGCTTTTTATTATTTAGAAGAAAACAAAATTGTTATTTTTATGGCCCCATTATTATTTGAAGTAGGTTTAGATCATTTTTGTGATCAAACTTGGGTGATTTCTTCATCTAAGAAAGAGCAGATAAAAAGATTAAAAGATAGAGATAATATTAACAAAAAAGATGCAGAAAAAAGAATAGAATCTCAAATCCCATTAGAAGAAAAAGAAGAAAAAGCCGACCTTGTTATAGATAATAATGGGACAATTGAAGAATTAAAAGAGAAACTAGATTTTCATTGGGAAAAAACCATAAAAATAGTTGATGGTGAGTTTATGAGAGTTGCTCTAATTGCCCATGATGCTAAAAAAGAATCTATGATAAAATTTGCAAAAAGGCATAAAAAAATTCTTGGAAGAATGCGGTTAATAGCAACTGGGACTACTGGAAAAAGAATTAGGGAAGAAACTGGATTAGATGTAGAAAGAATGGCTTCTGGACCATTAGGTGGTGACCAGATGATTGGAGCTGAAATTGCTAAAGGTAGATTAAATGGTGTAATATTTTTAAGAGATCCTTTAACAGCTCAGCCTCATGAGCCCGATGTAAGTGCTCTTTTAAGATTATGTGATGTTCATGAAACACCTCTTGCAACAAATCTGGCAACTGCAGAAATGATAATCCATGCTCTGGGTAAAAAGACAAATTAG
- the mutM gene encoding DNA-formamidopyrimidine glycosylase, with translation MPELPEVETVIKGLRPLIINKTITDLEVREENLIGYPDLSTVELKQMLIGAKIDSISRRGKYILIKLDINKILVIHLRMTGKLLVKEVEEFRDKHTHIIFSLDDGQEIRFNNVRKFGRIYLIDPDRPEQAGGLATLGPEPLSDQLSLEDFKNLFTNRRGVIKSLLLNQKFIAGIGNIYADEILYLSGIKPDRKADTLSEEEKEKIYFNMKDILEKGIIYGGTSFSDYVNAFGEKGSFQAELKVHQREGEECHICSSKIKKKKIGGRASYFCSKCQD, from the coding sequence ATGCCTGAGCTACCAGAAGTAGAGACAGTAATTAAAGGGCTTAGGCCTTTAATTATAAATAAAACAATTACTGATCTTGAAGTTAGAGAAGAAAATCTAATCGGATATCCTGACCTTTCAACTGTTGAACTTAAGCAAATGCTAATTGGCGCTAAAATAGATTCAATCAGTAGAAGAGGTAAATATATATTGATTAAGTTAGATATTAATAAAATTCTGGTTATTCACCTACGGATGACAGGCAAACTACTGGTTAAAGAGGTAGAAGAATTTAGAGATAAACATACTCATATAATTTTTAGTCTGGATGATGGTCAAGAGATTCGCTTTAATAATGTGCGTAAATTTGGCCGAATTTATTTAATTGATCCAGACAGGCCAGAACAGGCCGGAGGATTAGCAACTCTTGGGCCAGAGCCTTTAAGTGATCAGCTTAGCCTGGAAGATTTTAAAAATTTATTTACTAATCGTAGAGGAGTAATCAAATCTCTGCTTTTGAATCAGAAATTCATTGCAGGTATTGGTAATATTTATGCAGATGAGATACTTTATTTATCAGGTATAAAGCCTGACCGAAAAGCTGACACTTTAAGTGAAGAAGAAAAAGAAAAAATCTATTTTAATATGAAAGATATATTGGAAAAAGGTATCATCTATGGTGGTACTTCTTTTAGTGATTATGTGAATGCATTTGGAGAAAAAGGTTCCTTTCAGGCAGAATTAAAAGTACATCAACGTGAAGGAGAAGAATGCCATATTTGTAGTAGTAAAATTAAAAAGAAAAAAATAGGTGGTCGAGCTAGTTATTTTTGTTCAAAATGTCAGGACTAG
- the polA gene encoding DNA polymerase I → MTNVEKKDKKTLFLLDGHSITHRAFYALPLLTNDDGQYTNAVFGFIRMLFSLTDEWNPDRMIVTFDKKAPTFRHEEYEEYKANRKKMPEELVPQISLLQQTLAKLEIPIIAEEGYEADDLLGTLSKQAAAQNYDVYIITGDRDALQLVSENIKVMYTRKGLSDLVIYDLEKIFDKYEIPPEKLIDMKGLMGDSSDNIPGVPGIGEKTAIKLLKQFDSIDEILNNIDQVSGKKRKENLKKFTDQAKMSYRLAKIKRDVPLKLDFDKCRLDLYDDGQVVEHFKKLGFSSLLDRFEYKKEIQPENINFLNVGETELEELKQKALEYKEIAFSLKIAKDSCARNGKITEILYAFQDESVYSYKTENNKIADALKEILESETIEKLFINAKESSLALLCAGIEVKNISFEPLLAYYLLQPSSSLPDLEEIFSRELDIGMQEFSQDQILAVETIKLFKLRDILIKKLKDDSLYDLFKNMELPLIKVLAQMEYNGVKIDKDWLQQLSDKLEKRLEIITKKAHELAGEDFNLNSPKQLGEILFEKLGLPVIKRTKTGYSTNANVLEKLEGKHPIIPLISEYRELAKLKSTYIDSLPPLINSETGKIHTSFNQMVTATGRLSSTNPNLQNIPIRTEEGREIRKAFIPSSDNMILLAVDYSQIELRVFAHLSGDKRLKEAFNSGRDIHTETASEIFEVEAEQVSPNLRRHAKVINFGLAYGMSAYGLSQDLDIPVEEAQDYIDKYFERFSGVKKYMDETIQKVKEKGYAETLYGRKRYIPEINSSNYHRRSFAERSAINTPVQGTAADIMKKSMLDVYDSLKDIDLEINILLQVHDELVFEVANKDLEKAALLIKDKMEAAAELDVPLLVDLQIAENWRDKEDYEVGSNA, encoded by the coding sequence TTGACTAATGTTGAAAAAAAAGACAAAAAGACACTTTTTCTTTTAGATGGACATAGTATTACCCATCGGGCATTTTATGCATTACCACTTTTAACAAATGATGATGGTCAATATACCAATGCAGTTTTTGGTTTTATAAGGATGCTTTTTAGTCTTACTGATGAGTGGAATCCGGATCGAATGATTGTGACTTTTGATAAAAAGGCACCTACTTTTAGGCATGAAGAATATGAAGAATATAAAGCTAATCGAAAAAAAATGCCTGAAGAACTTGTTCCCCAAATTTCTTTATTACAGCAAACTTTAGCTAAACTAGAGATTCCAATTATTGCAGAAGAAGGTTATGAAGCAGATGATTTATTGGGGACATTATCAAAACAGGCAGCTGCTCAAAATTATGATGTATATATTATTACCGGTGATAGAGATGCTCTGCAGTTAGTTTCTGAAAATATAAAAGTTATGTACACCAGAAAAGGGCTTTCTGATCTTGTGATTTATGATCTGGAAAAAATATTTGATAAATATGAAATTCCACCTGAAAAATTGATTGATATGAAAGGTCTGATGGGTGATAGTTCAGACAACATACCCGGGGTTCCAGGAATAGGAGAAAAAACAGCAATTAAACTGCTAAAACAATTTGATTCTATTGATGAGATATTAAATAATATCGATCAAGTTTCTGGAAAAAAAAGAAAAGAAAATTTAAAAAAATTTACTGATCAAGCTAAAATGAGTTATCGCTTAGCTAAAATTAAAAGAGATGTTCCACTTAAATTAGATTTTGATAAATGCAGATTAGATCTTTATGATGATGGGCAAGTGGTTGAACATTTTAAAAAACTCGGGTTCAGTAGTTTACTTGATAGATTTGAATATAAAAAAGAAATACAACCTGAAAATATTAATTTTTTAAATGTGGGAGAAACTGAATTAGAAGAATTAAAGCAGAAAGCTTTGGAATATAAAGAAATTGCATTTTCATTAAAAATTGCCAAAGATAGTTGTGCAAGAAATGGAAAAATAACGGAAATTTTATATGCCTTTCAAGATGAAAGTGTGTATTCATATAAAACTGAAAACAATAAAATTGCAGATGCTTTAAAAGAAATCTTAGAATCAGAAACAATAGAAAAATTATTTATTAATGCCAAAGAATCTTCACTGGCCTTGTTATGTGCGGGTATAGAAGTTAAAAATATCTCTTTTGAACCTTTACTTGCCTATTATTTATTGCAGCCATCCTCAAGCTTACCAGATTTAGAGGAAATTTTTAGTAGAGAACTTGATATTGGAATGCAAGAATTTAGTCAGGATCAAATATTGGCAGTAGAAACAATTAAATTATTTAAGCTTAGAGATATATTAATTAAAAAGCTTAAAGATGATAGTTTATATGACTTATTTAAAAATATGGAATTACCTTTAATTAAAGTTCTGGCTCAAATGGAATATAATGGGGTTAAAATTGATAAAGATTGGCTGCAACAATTATCTGATAAATTAGAAAAAAGGTTAGAGATAATAACAAAAAAAGCCCATGAATTAGCAGGAGAGGATTTTAATTTAAACTCCCCAAAACAATTAGGAGAAATTTTGTTCGAAAAACTTGGTCTGCCTGTTATTAAAAGAACTAAAACAGGTTATTCTACCAATGCAAACGTATTAGAGAAACTAGAAGGTAAACATCCTATTATACCTCTGATTTCCGAATACCGAGAACTAGCAAAATTAAAATCAACCTATATTGACTCACTGCCACCTTTAATAAACTCAGAAACCGGTAAGATTCACACTTCTTTTAATCAAATGGTTACTGCAACTGGACGATTAAGTAGCACAAATCCTAATCTGCAAAATATTCCAATTAGAACTGAAGAAGGGAGAGAAATTAGAAAAGCCTTTATTCCCTCAAGTGATAATATGATATTACTTGCAGTAGACTATTCTCAAATAGAATTAAGAGTTTTTGCTCATTTAAGTGGAGATAAACGTTTAAAAGAAGCATTTAATTCTGGGCGAGATATTCATACAGAAACTGCAAGTGAGATTTTTGAAGTCGAAGCAGAACAGGTTTCCCCAAACTTAAGAAGACATGCTAAAGTGATCAATTTCGGTTTAGCTTATGGTATGAGTGCTTATGGATTGAGTCAGGATCTTGATATCCCTGTAGAAGAAGCTCAGGATTATATAGATAAATATTTTGAACGTTTTTCTGGAGTAAAAAAATATATGGATGAAACTATTCAGAAAGTTAAAGAAAAAGGCTATGCAGAAACTTTATATGGAAGAAAGCGTTATATACCTGAGATTAATAGCAGCAATTACCATAGACGTTCATTTGCAGAACGCTCAGCAATTAATACTCCAGTGCAGGGAACTGCTGCCGACATTATGAAAAAATCAATGTTAGATGTTTATGATTCATTAAAAGATATAGATTTAGAAATTAATATTTTATTACAGGTTCATGATGAATTAGTATTTGAAGTTGCAAACAAAGATCTTGAAAAAGCTGCTCTTTTAATTAAAGATAAAATGGAAGCAGCGGCAGAGTTGGATGTACCTCTGCTTGTAGATTTGCAGATTGCTGAAAACTGGCGTGATAAAGAAGATTATGAGGTGGGATCAAATGCCTGA
- a CDS encoding sensor histidine kinase, translating into MIKFFNKKSKISWKITILYALMFIMLLFLINFAIYFFLSNFIDDNIKKNINNTSEFVISQINNEKDTLEYFNAEILQEISRSEENVFFRILGTDGEIRAQSRYLQEMEIPLAAKITEFRSGNRRLAVRTINLAEYSSIHGYLQVVKDITFEKNFLDFLILVLIVAAAFGALISVFLGYFTTKKMLSPINKITETAREISFNDIDRRLSVKGPDDELKKLALTFNSMLDRLERAFKKQKQFVSDASHELRTPISVIKGYVDLLNRWGKEKPKVRDEAIKAIKKETENMKQLMENLLLLARGDDSELIKNEELFNLNNLIKEIIKEFKLLKDDIEINFQEKAEINFWGDKNLFKQLIRIFIDNSIKFTSNSENIKLMIDKTETSNCIISIEDKGQGIAAEDLPHVFDRFYQADKSRTRKKEGSGLGLAIAKEIVDSYNGEIDVESTEGEGTTFRIYLPINK; encoded by the coding sequence ATGATTAAATTTTTTAACAAAAAAAGCAAAATTTCTTGGAAGATTACAATACTGTATGCATTAATGTTTATAATGTTATTATTTTTAATAAATTTTGCTATCTATTTTTTCTTATCAAATTTTATAGATGATAATATTAAAAAAAATATTAATAATACCAGTGAATTTGTAATTTCACAAATTAATAACGAAAAAGATACTTTAGAATATTTTAATGCGGAAATTTTACAAGAAATAAGTCGAAGTGAAGAAAATGTTTTTTTTAGAATTTTGGGTACTGATGGAGAAATAAGGGCACAATCAAGATATCTACAGGAGATGGAAATACCTCTTGCTGCTAAAATAACAGAATTTAGATCTGGTAATCGTCGGCTAGCAGTACGGACAATCAATCTTGCTGAATATTCATCTATTCATGGTTATCTACAGGTGGTAAAAGATATAACATTTGAAAAAAACTTTTTGGATTTCTTAATTCTCGTTTTAATTGTAGCCGCAGCTTTTGGAGCTTTAATCTCTGTTTTTCTTGGCTACTTTACCACTAAGAAGATGCTGTCTCCGATTAACAAAATTACCGAAACCGCTAGAGAAATAAGTTTTAATGATATAGATAGAAGACTTTCTGTAAAAGGACCAGATGATGAATTAAAAAAATTAGCTTTAACTTTTAATTCCATGCTTGATAGACTTGAAAGAGCTTTTAAAAAACAAAAACAATTTGTATCTGACGCTTCTCATGAATTGAGAACTCCAATTTCTGTAATTAAGGGTTATGTTGATTTGCTTAACAGATGGGGTAAAGAAAAACCCAAAGTACGTGATGAAGCAATAAAAGCAATCAAAAAAGAAACAGAAAACATGAAGCAATTAATGGAAAATCTGCTTTTACTAGCAAGAGGAGATGACAGTGAATTAATTAAAAATGAAGAGTTATTTAATTTAAATAATTTAATTAAAGAAATAATTAAAGAATTCAAATTGTTAAAAGATGATATTGAGATCAATTTTCAAGAAAAAGCAGAGATTAATTTTTGGGGAGATAAGAATCTTTTCAAACAATTGATTAGGATATTTATTGATAATTCAATTAAGTTTACCTCGAACAGTGAAAATATTAAATTAATGATTGATAAAACAGAAACAAGTAACTGTATAATCAGCATTGAAGATAAGGGCCAAGGAATTGCGGCGGAGGATCTTCCCCATGTTTTTGACCGCTTTTATCAAGCAGATAAATCTAGAACACGTAAAAAAGAAGGATCTGGTCTTGGTCTGGCAATTGCTAAAGAGATTGTTGATAGCTATAATGGGGAAATCGATGTTGAGAGTACCGAAGGAGAGGGTACTACCTTTAGAATTTATTTACCAATAAATAAATAA
- a CDS encoding response regulator transcription factor produces the protein MSKKILIIEDDAQIARFVELELEHEGYQVKKFDNGYDGINALKEDDYDLLLLDLMLPGLDGIEVCNKIREFSDLPIIMLTAKSELEDKVAGLDTGADDYLTKPFEIEELLARIRALLRRDKGTIESANILNISDIEVNLDAHQVKRAGQKIELTKKEYDLLVYLIKNEGIVVSRDKLLNNVWGYNYTGETNIVDVYIRYLRSKIDEPFEEKLIHTVRGVGYVMRSDQDD, from the coding sequence GTGAGTAAAAAAATACTAATTATTGAAGATGATGCTCAGATAGCTCGTTTTGTTGAATTAGAGTTAGAACATGAGGGTTATCAAGTTAAAAAATTTGATAACGGTTATGATGGGATTAATGCTCTTAAAGAAGATGATTATGACCTTTTATTACTAGACCTTATGCTCCCAGGTTTAGATGGAATAGAAGTTTGCAATAAAATAAGAGAATTTTCTGATCTGCCAATAATAATGCTCACTGCAAAATCTGAATTAGAAGATAAGGTAGCAGGTTTGGATACTGGAGCGGATGATTATTTAACTAAACCATTTGAAATAGAAGAATTATTAGCAAGAATTAGGGCATTATTAAGAAGAGATAAAGGCACTATAGAATCTGCCAATATTTTAAATATTTCTGACATAGAAGTAAACCTTGATGCTCACCAGGTAAAAAGAGCTGGCCAAAAAATTGAACTAACTAAAAAAGAGTATGATCTTTTAGTTTATTTAATTAAAAATGAAGGAATAGTTGTTAGTAGAGATAAGTTATTAAATAATGTTTGGGGATATAATTATACCGGTGAGACTAATATAGTAGATGTATATATTCGGTATTTAAGAAGTAAAATTGATGAGCCATTTGAAGAAAAATTAATACATACAGTACGTGGAGTTGGTTATGTGATGAGGTCTGATCAAGATGATTAA
- a CDS encoding S1C family serine protease: MDLLEQRSAKNILAKLLLSFLFLVLIFSFNISAEAQQSENIYQSNHFADIAEQVDNSVVKITTTAQRAEQREIPDIFDDPYFRFFFGDRFQIPESPPREQQGFGSGFIVSEDGYVLTNQHVVQNADKIEVEINNIDESLEAEVIWSDFSLDLAVLKIETDENLSAVKLGDSDKIRPGDWAIAIGNPFGFEHTVTVGVISALGRPIQIPTEGRQVRTYQNLIQLDAAINPGNSGGPLLNNKGEVIGINTAVSAAGQGIGFAIPINEAKGIIDQLKETGEITQPWIGIAYSDISSEMQSYFNLKDREGVIVIEVYEDSPAEEAGLENYDVIKEIDRQKIESTSDVAEIIRNKEVGEEIMFKIIRDGSTEMLFGIVGDKPSDI; the protein is encoded by the coding sequence ATGGATTTATTAGAACAAAGATCTGCTAAAAATATATTAGCTAAATTACTCTTATCTTTTCTCTTTTTAGTACTCATATTTTCTTTTAATATAAGTGCAGAAGCTCAGCAAAGTGAAAATATTTATCAGAGTAATCATTTTGCAGATATTGCAGAACAAGTTGATAATAGTGTGGTTAAAATTACCACAACAGCTCAAAGAGCTGAACAACGAGAAATACCTGATATTTTTGATGATCCATATTTTCGTTTTTTCTTTGGAGATCGCTTTCAAATACCCGAAAGTCCACCTAGAGAACAACAGGGTTTTGGCTCAGGATTTATAGTTTCTGAAGATGGTTATGTTTTGACAAACCAACATGTAGTTCAAAATGCGGATAAGATTGAAGTTGAAATAAATAATATTGATGAGTCATTAGAGGCAGAAGTTATTTGGTCAGATTTTAGTTTAGATCTGGCAGTTTTAAAAATTGAAACTGATGAAAATTTATCTGCTGTCAAGCTTGGTGATTCAGATAAAATTAGGCCTGGTGATTGGGCAATTGCAATTGGTAATCCCTTTGGTTTTGAACATACTGTAACCGTTGGGGTTATAAGTGCTTTAGGAAGACCAATTCAAATACCTACAGAAGGTAGACAGGTTAGAACCTATCAAAATTTGATTCAGCTTGATGCTGCAATTAATCCTGGTAATAGTGGTGGACCTCTTTTGAATAACAAAGGTGAGGTAATTGGTATTAATACAGCTGTTTCTGCTGCAGGCCAGGGAATCGGTTTTGCAATTCCTATAAATGAAGCTAAAGGTATAATAGATCAACTTAAAGAAACTGGAGAAATAACTCAACCATGGATTGGAATAGCTTACAGCGATATTAGTTCAGAAATGCAGAGTTATTTTAATCTCAAAGATCGAGAGGGAGTAATAGTAATTGAAGTTTATGAAGATAGTCCAGCAGAAGAGGCGGGACTGGAGAATTATGATGTAATAAAAGAAATTGACCGTCAAAAAATTGAATCCACTTCTGATGTAGCAGAAATAATTCGAAATAAAGAAGTCGGAGAAGAAATAATGTTTAAAATTATAAGAGATGGAAGTACCGAGATGCTTTTTGGAATAGTTGGTGATAAACCAAGTGATATTTAA